From the genome of Lasioglossum baleicum chromosome 13, iyLasBale1, whole genome shotgun sequence, one region includes:
- the Unk gene encoding RING finger protein unk isoform X9: METSYPFPIVRVEGAPQYRSTCFHEISNHFSVFLSYAATCTLLIMCPFLHRTAGDTERRYHLRYYKTCMCVHDTDTRGFCVKNGPHCAFAHGNHDLRPPVYDIKEIQALENPDSDPNSSSNGPNILDKERNLMNEDPKWQDTNYVLSNYKTEPCKRPPRLCRQGYACPQYHNSKDKRRSPRKYKYRSTPCPNVKHGEEWGEPGNCEQGDACTYCHTRTEQQFHPEIYKSTKCNDVQQAGYCPRGVFCAFAHVDRECTLINLLPTEEMSLARDMAVPIDCGTNLADILSNALPPDKRSHEKDKPLSDSSNGSGEVSESASTSSIGSNSSHSKAPGAQLHNSNSNTAVNTSNQQKLSILYNPSSLLQVGEIRKQMVAIDSDPLLTKAEKAQQKQSLYIAYSLNGTLGSHSLATTVSPLSSSFYPNDTVESVVGNALDELHLDDPLNLVESIHRDTNSPISNSISAGLASSGLLGSSAPVNIPGMADRSFPTNFSPSTSSPLQQLHSASFLTGSRFSHQDSMESTMPFMNQVSDPFSNHISQLSSSASKLSGFNSSLFDFTNQGMSPSRTQPLPASPLVNAFSISPSNTGSLSEVQRLREELTSSRAQLATWEERINQARTACTAWQIETEEATSRARIAEQQRDEALLKMKALTAENEASSGGGPYLHTLRRTSELRSLSIAALKTIQSQLRSDLEEVEKVLYRETATKCMVCEEQNRTVTLSPCNHYVVCSTCAPNQRECPYCQTPVVSTS, translated from the exons GCTATCCATTTCCAATTGTTCGAGTCGAAGGAGCACCACAATATCGCAGTACATGTTTTCATGAAATCAGTAACCATTTTTCTGTATTTCTGAGTTACGCTGCAACTTGCACTCTCCTTATAAT GTGTCCATTTCTTCACCGCACTGCTGGAGACACAGAACGACGTTACCACCTACGTTATTACAAGACTTGCATGTGTGTCCATGATACGGACACGCGTGGATTCTGTGTCAAAAATGGACCTCATTGTGCCTTTGCGCACGGCAATCATGATCTTCGTCCACCTGTCTACGACATCAAAGAGATACAGGCACTCGAAAATCCTGATTCTGATCCCAATTCGTCGTCGAATGGACCAAACATACTCGATAAAGAAAGGAATTTAATGAATGAAGATCCAAAGTGGCAGGATACAAATTATGTACTCAGTAACTATAAGACAGAGCCTTGCAAACGTCCACCGAGACTTTGCCGTCAGGGTTATGCTTGTCCGCAATATCACAATAGCAAAGATAAAAGACGTAGTCCgcgaaaatataaatatcg GTCAACACCGTGTCCGAATGTAAAGCACGGAGAAGAATGGGGTGAACCAGGAAATTGCGAACAGGGAGACGCTTGTACGTACTGCCATACGCGTACGGAACAGCAGTTTCATCCTGAAATATATAAATCCACTAAATGCAATGACGTGCAGCAAGCTGGTTACTGTCCCCGCGGAGTCTTCTGTGCGTTCGCACATGTCGACCGTGAGTGTACTCTCATAAATC TGTTGCCAACAGAAGAAATGAGCCTGGCGAGGGACATGGCGGTACCTATAGATTGTGGCACCAATCTGGCAGATATTCTCAGTAACGCGCTTCCACCTGACAAGCGCAGTCATGAAAAAGATAAACCACTTAGCGATAGCAGT AATGGAAGCGGCGAAGTATCAGAGTCAGCAAGTACCAGTAGCATTGGTAGCAACAGTTCGCACAGTAAAGCTCCTGGTGCTCAACTTCATAACTCGAATTCCAATACTGCTGTAAATACTTCGAATCAGCAGAAGCTAAGCATACTCTACAATCCTAGTTCTCTTCTTCAGGTT gGCGAAATTCGAAAACAAATGGTTGCTATAGATAGCGATCCTTTATTAACAAAAGCTGAGAAGGCTCAGCAAAAACAAAGTTTATACATTGCTTATAGTTTAAATGGAACCTTGGGCAGTCATTCGTTAGCAACTACCGTATCACCACTTTCAAGTTCATTTTATCCAAATGATACCGTTGAATCTGTAGTAG GGAATGCATTAGACGAGTTGCATTTAGATGATCCTTTAAATTTAGTTGAATCAATTCATAGGGATACTAATTCACCAATTAGCAATTCAATATCAGCAGGCCTAGCGAGTTCTGGATTATTGGGGAGCTCGGCTCCGGTTAATATTCCTGGAATGGCTGATCGTTCGTTTCCTACCAATTTTTCACCGTCTACATCCAGCCCGCTTCAGCAATTACATTCAGCAAGCTTTCTTACTGGGTCCAGGTTTTCTCATCAAGATTCTATGGAATCG ACAATGCCATTTATGAATCAAGTATCAGATCCATTTAGCAATCATATCTCACAACTTAGCAGTTCAGCTTCTAAACTTAGTGGATTTAATAGTAGCTTATTTGATTTTACGAATCAAGGAATGTCTCCATCTCGTACACAACCTCTCCCAGCATCTCCGTTGGTCAATGCATTTTCAATCAGTCCTAGTAATACAGGATCTTTGTCCGAG GTACAAAGGCTTAGGGAAGAATTAACATCGAGCCGCGCTCAATTAGCCACATGGGAGGAAAGAATTAACCAAGCTAGAACAGCTTGCACCGCGTGGCAAATAGAAACCGAGGAAGCTACGAGTAGAGCAAGAATCGCTGAACAGCAGAGAGACGAA GCCTTATTGAAAATGAAAGCCTTGACGGCAGAAAACGAAGCGTCCAGCGGCGGTGGCCCTTACCTTCATACATTGAGAAGAACAAGCGAACTCAGATCGTTATCGATAGCTGCTTTAAAGACGATTCAATCGCAGCTCCGCTCGGATCTCGAAGAGGTGGAAAAG GTGCTGTACAGAGAAACGGCAACAAAGTGCATGGTTTGTGAGGAACAAAATCGCACTGTTACCCTCTCACCCTGTAACCACTACGTGGTCTGCTCGACGTGCGCTCCAAAT
- the Unk gene encoding RING finger protein unk isoform X11, which produces MKSDSKPLLTAQAEKANHYTCPFLHRTAGDTERRYHLRYYKTCMCVHDTDTRGFCVKNGPHCAFAHGNHDLRPPVYDIKEIQALENPDSDPNSSSNGPNILDKERNLMNEDPKWQDTNYVLSNYKTEPCKRPPRLCRQGYACPQYHNSKDKRRSPRKYKYRSTPCPNVKHGEEWGEPGNCEQGDACTYCHTRTEQQFHPEIYKSTKCNDVQQAGYCPRGVFCAFAHVDRECTLINLLPTEEMSLARDMAVPIDCGTNLADILSNALPPDKRSHEKDKPLSDSSNGSGEVSESASTSSIGSNSSHSKAPGAQLHNSNSNTAVNTSNQQKLSILYNPSSLLQVGEIRKQMVAIDSDPLLTKAEKAQQKQSLYIAYSLNGTLGSHSLATTVSPLSSSFYPNDTVESVVGNALDELHLDDPLNLVESIHRDTNSPISNSISAGLASSGLLGSSAPVNIPGMADRSFPTNFSPSTSSPLQQLHSASFLTGSRFSHQDSMESTMPFMNQVSDPFSNHISQLSSSASKLSGFNSSLFDFTNQGMSPSRTQPLPASPLVNAFSISPSNTGSLSEVQRLREELTSSRAQLATWEERINQARTACTAWQIETEEATSRARIAEQQRDEALLKMKALTAENEASSGGGPYLHTLRRTSELRSLSIAALKTIQSQLRSDLEEVEKVLYRETATKCMVCEEQNRTVTLSPCNHYVVCSTCAPNQRECPYCQTPVVSTS; this is translated from the exons GTGTCCATTTCTTCACCGCACTGCTGGAGACACAGAACGACGTTACCACCTACGTTATTACAAGACTTGCATGTGTGTCCATGATACGGACACGCGTGGATTCTGTGTCAAAAATGGACCTCATTGTGCCTTTGCGCACGGCAATCATGATCTTCGTCCACCTGTCTACGACATCAAAGAGATACAGGCACTCGAAAATCCTGATTCTGATCCCAATTCGTCGTCGAATGGACCAAACATACTCGATAAAGAAAGGAATTTAATGAATGAAGATCCAAAGTGGCAGGATACAAATTATGTACTCAGTAACTATAAGACAGAGCCTTGCAAACGTCCACCGAGACTTTGCCGTCAGGGTTATGCTTGTCCGCAATATCACAATAGCAAAGATAAAAGACGTAGTCCgcgaaaatataaatatcg GTCAACACCGTGTCCGAATGTAAAGCACGGAGAAGAATGGGGTGAACCAGGAAATTGCGAACAGGGAGACGCTTGTACGTACTGCCATACGCGTACGGAACAGCAGTTTCATCCTGAAATATATAAATCCACTAAATGCAATGACGTGCAGCAAGCTGGTTACTGTCCCCGCGGAGTCTTCTGTGCGTTCGCACATGTCGACCGTGAGTGTACTCTCATAAATC TGTTGCCAACAGAAGAAATGAGCCTGGCGAGGGACATGGCGGTACCTATAGATTGTGGCACCAATCTGGCAGATATTCTCAGTAACGCGCTTCCACCTGACAAGCGCAGTCATGAAAAAGATAAACCACTTAGCGATAGCAGT AATGGAAGCGGCGAAGTATCAGAGTCAGCAAGTACCAGTAGCATTGGTAGCAACAGTTCGCACAGTAAAGCTCCTGGTGCTCAACTTCATAACTCGAATTCCAATACTGCTGTAAATACTTCGAATCAGCAGAAGCTAAGCATACTCTACAATCCTAGTTCTCTTCTTCAGGTT gGCGAAATTCGAAAACAAATGGTTGCTATAGATAGCGATCCTTTATTAACAAAAGCTGAGAAGGCTCAGCAAAAACAAAGTTTATACATTGCTTATAGTTTAAATGGAACCTTGGGCAGTCATTCGTTAGCAACTACCGTATCACCACTTTCAAGTTCATTTTATCCAAATGATACCGTTGAATCTGTAGTAG GGAATGCATTAGACGAGTTGCATTTAGATGATCCTTTAAATTTAGTTGAATCAATTCATAGGGATACTAATTCACCAATTAGCAATTCAATATCAGCAGGCCTAGCGAGTTCTGGATTATTGGGGAGCTCGGCTCCGGTTAATATTCCTGGAATGGCTGATCGTTCGTTTCCTACCAATTTTTCACCGTCTACATCCAGCCCGCTTCAGCAATTACATTCAGCAAGCTTTCTTACTGGGTCCAGGTTTTCTCATCAAGATTCTATGGAATCG ACAATGCCATTTATGAATCAAGTATCAGATCCATTTAGCAATCATATCTCACAACTTAGCAGTTCAGCTTCTAAACTTAGTGGATTTAATAGTAGCTTATTTGATTTTACGAATCAAGGAATGTCTCCATCTCGTACACAACCTCTCCCAGCATCTCCGTTGGTCAATGCATTTTCAATCAGTCCTAGTAATACAGGATCTTTGTCCGAG GTACAAAGGCTTAGGGAAGAATTAACATCGAGCCGCGCTCAATTAGCCACATGGGAGGAAAGAATTAACCAAGCTAGAACAGCTTGCACCGCGTGGCAAATAGAAACCGAGGAAGCTACGAGTAGAGCAAGAATCGCTGAACAGCAGAGAGACGAA GCCTTATTGAAAATGAAAGCCTTGACGGCAGAAAACGAAGCGTCCAGCGGCGGTGGCCCTTACCTTCATACATTGAGAAGAACAAGCGAACTCAGATCGTTATCGATAGCTGCTTTAAAGACGATTCAATCGCAGCTCCGCTCGGATCTCGAAGAGGTGGAAAAG GTGCTGTACAGAGAAACGGCAACAAAGTGCATGGTTTGTGAGGAACAAAATCGCACTGTTACCCTCTCACCCTGTAACCACTACGTGGTCTGCTCGACGTGCGCTCCAAAT